aAGCCCACAGCACTAGGATTTTGAGGGAAATAAGCAGAGAAAAATGTTGATGATGACCCAGCTCTTGCGGGTGGGCTTGGTGAGGTCCAAAGCGAGCACAGCTCCGGCTACAATGGCTGCGAGGTGGGGGCTGTGGCTGTAGTTTTGCAATGGAAAATGAACaattctcaaaattatttattagcCTCTGTTTTATTAACAGGTTTTATGCACAATGAGGAAATCAGCATAAAGATAGGATAATTGGTTCCAAAAGCATGTAAAAaaagattctctttttttgagatggagtctcactatgttgtccaggctggagtgcaatggtgctatctcagctcactgcaacctctgcctcctgggttcaagcaattatcctacctcagcctcctgagtagctggtaatTCAGGGGCCCAGCCACCACGCCACCaatggattttcaccatgttggtcaggctggtctcgaactcctgacctcaggcaatgcacccacttcggcctcccaaagtgctgggattacaggcatgagcctcaggggcgggggggggggggggggctcagCCTGAAAAAGAGATTCTTATATTAGGTTGACAAAGGGAAGATGAAATAAGGTTGCCAAGTATAGACATACAGggatgcacacagacacacacacgtagGCACTCACGGGACACACAGGAtcccccacagacacacacagacaggcaTACCCACAAACACACGGGACCCCCACAGCATACACAGAGGCCTCACACACACTTGTGCATGgtaacacacagacacacatacacataggcaGCGATGCACATGCAGTCaccacacacaggtgcacacatgaACACGCACATGCAGATCTTCCATGAACAGCCTCCAGGAGTCCCCACAACATACACCCAGATACTCACAGACACCCCTGCCCCGCTCCTCTCCCTGCAGCTCGAGGGACCAACGTGGGCCGGGAGTGCTGCCTGAAGTACTTCAAGGGAGCCATTCCCCTTAGAAAGCTGAAGACGTGGTACCACACATCTGAGGACTGTTCCAGGGATGCCATTGTGTAAGTCCCCCCCGGCCCTACCTCTGCTCCTCGGGGCCAAGCCTGGGGACAAGTGCTCCCAGGAGCTCCCAGGACGGCCACTGGAGCAGGGAAGAGACAGTGGGGCCTTCCTCCCTGACCTCTGCAGGCTCCTTGGGGCAGCTCATGTTCCCCATGCTGTGGGACCCAAAGCGGCTGCAGGCCGTGAGGTCCAACCTGCTCCTTGATTTGCGGTGAAATCGAGGCCCCGGAAGCGATGAACACCCCCAGGTCCCACAGCTGGTCAGGGGCAATGTGGTCACCTTCCCTGGCCTGGGCCTAAGCCCTGCCCGCAGTCTCCACGTCCCAGGCTCTAGGCCGTCTGGGGGCATGGGCAGGCTGAGGGGTGGGCACAAGGTCCTGCAGCCCTGGCTGCCTGAGAGGGTTGATGTCACTCAGGACAGAACCTGAAGTCCCAGATCTGCCACCAATGCCTGGTGTGACTGCAGCAACTTCCTGCCCCTCTTGGAGCCTTGGAATCCTGGTCAGCATAGGGCGGGGCCGTCCCAGGGACTCTGGGGGCCCTTCCCCCTCTGCCACCCCTGGTAACATCCTCCTTCTGTGTAGTTTTGTAACTGTCCAGAACAAGGCCATCTGTTCGGACCCCAATGACAAGAAAGTGAAGAAGGCACTTAAATACCTGCAAAGCCTCTAGAGGTCTTGAAGTCTcctcacctcagactcctgactgTCTCCCGGGACCACCTGGGACCTCCACCGTTGGTGTTCACTGCCCCAACCCTGAGCAAATGGGTCCAGGGGAAGCCTTCCAAGGCCAAAGAAGCGCCACAGTGAGGGAGATCCCATCCCCTTGTCTGAACTGGAGCCATGGGCACAAAGGGCCCAGATTAAATTCTTTCTCCTCAGTCTGTGTCAGCGTGTTCGTGCCCACAGTGCAAGATGCACTTCCACTCCAGCCTGTCACTCTGGGAGGGTCCTCAGAGAACATCTGGTTCTGCCCTGTGCAGGTTGGaaagggagactgaggctgagagGGGCACGTGGCTTCCGCAGACCACGCACCAGTGAGGGGAGGCCCTGGTGAGAGGCCCGGGCAGGGGCGGGGCTGGCGGGGTCCTGGGAGGCGGTGGCTGGATTCTGTTCCCACCTACCCCGAGGTCTCCCGGTTTCCCCCTAGCCCAGCTCCTGTTCTTGCCCCACGTGGAGTTGAGGACAAGCTTCCCCGAGGTGCTGGAGTCAATTTCACAGACTGGCCAGGACCCTGCCGCAGGCCACAGCTCTGCCCAGTGCTGGGGAGCCCCCTGGCCAAGGGTGGCGGGACCTTGCAGCCCTGTCCCTGCCTCCCCCTGCACTCACTGCAGGCCAGCTGGTCCGACTCCTCCTGGCCCTGGCTCCCTCTCCCCGCTCAAATTCCAGACCAGCTTCAGAGCAAGGGGGATCTGTGGGTCCTGGGTCCTTGCGGGGGCCCTGGGTCCTCTGCCTGCAGCTACCTTCCTAGCcccctccagccccaggcaggCGGGCACCACGTGGCCCTGTGGTTCCTCCTGACTGAAGTGTGATGCCCACCAGGCCCGGGCTGACCTCCCCACTAGCTCAGCTGCGCCCAGACTGCAGGAAGCCGGCCCAGCACAGCCGCCCACCGACTCGCTCCCCCAGCTCTTAGGGACTGCCCGGAAGCCGACCCCTGCTCCTCGTGGTTCTCtcattggggtgtgtgtgtgtgtgtgtgtgtgtgtcagtccCAGCTCCTCCATTAGGTTGAGAGCCCCGTGAGCCACTCCGGGGACCCCGCATCCCTGTGCTCAAAAAGATGGGGACTAGAGGCTCAGAACACCCCACCCCCAGACTCCTGCCCATGCCCAGCTACGGGCTGAGCACAGAGGAGTCGGGGCCTTCCTTTCtacttctctctcactctcccaaCCAGCGATGGGGCCGTGGCTTCTCTCTGAACACAGTTTGGCAGCAGGGGCATGGGTCCTTCTCTTCCGAGGACCTTGTGGCCGGCATTGTTTGGCAGGGCTGCGTAGAAGGGCAATTTCCAGGCCCTACTGTTGCCTCCTTCTGCCCCCTTGTGGCCAGTCAACTCATTGCAGGGCAGATGATAGAACGCAAGTCTACTTTCCAGTAGGGGCAGGATTAAAACAAGAACAGCGATAAAAACGTTGATAAAACCAGTGAACTGGCTTCCCTGTGACTCTAGGGTCTCTTCGGCCGCAGATGGGCTCATCTCCTGTCCTGATGCcgaggaggatcccttgaacaaCTGCCTAAGACCCAGAGTCCTAGGGGTGGCCCAGTCTGAGTTCTTCACGGAAAATTGTCCTCTGAATCCACCCAGTGGAGGATGATCTaaaaagggagggaggcaaggagaaGCTCCTAAGATAGCAAAGGCCAGCGACGGTCGGGGTCTGGACCCCTGCACCCTGCATGCCAGAGCTGGAAGGACTCTcagagtgcaatggctggatttccgctcactgcaacctccgcctcccaggttcaagcgattctcctgcctcagcctcctaagtagctaggattacaggtgcctgccaccacacccggctaatttttttgcatttttagtagggacagagtttcaccatgtcaatcaggctggtcttgaactcttggcctcatgtgatccactagccttggcctcccaaagtgctgagatcctaggcatgagccactgcgcctggcctccagcAAACTTCgtttaaaaaagcaagaccttttttttccccctactgaAATCCTACTCAGAAGCCCATATTATAAGCTGAGATAAGTAGAGCTGCCGTGGAGGCCTGTGAGGAGGTGGGGAGTTGCCAGAGGGT
The genomic region above belongs to Piliocolobus tephrosceles isolate RC106 chromosome 17, ASM277652v3, whole genome shotgun sequence and contains:
- the CCL17 gene encoding C-C motif chemokine 17, translating into MAPLKMLALVILLLGASLQHIHAARGTNVGRECCLKYFKGAIPLRKLKTWYHTSEDCSRDAIVFVTVQNKAICSDPNDKKVKKALKYLQSL